In Terriglobales bacterium, a single genomic region encodes these proteins:
- a CDS encoding chemotaxis protein CheA, with translation MSFFPEEPGSDLKELFFESARELLQALNNEGMRLEENPHDEETVRSLRRAVHTLKGDSAVCGYNEISELAHELEDVLTPEQAKLHTAAMAEMVLRAADLFDTMLTAYRNNATLPESHVLRASIRKLAGSSAAQPGEKRQSRGEPDDRLAGFSWTENQQLVIANAASEGKKILLVAIVIDNLCPMRAAALQLVRNVLEEAGTLLAIQPEDASAKNINVIEAAVATDVDVDWLIRKCQIPAVVSDIMVRPYDTSKTKPASGDGTPRDVADSNTSKSTTSKPTTSSSPPPSQATSPGSAPKQGASKQGKEKAQEQPEQVPVPAPVSPREPATQPAAGTPVATMAAADSTLRVDVERIDTLMNLVGELILGKSMLHQTITEFEKSFRKHPLHVRFNDALGFQARVLNELQKSVMKIRMVPVEQLFRRFPRLVRDVAKARGREVRLEISGENTDLDKSILDAMGEPLTHILRNAVDHGIESAAERVALGKPEYGTLALKAYHQGNQMVIEVRDDGRGIDRDKVVARAVESKVITRQEAAELSESDALDLIFHPGLSTAEKVTTISGRGVGMDVVKTVLERLKGSVHIETRPKMGTTFYLKVPLTLAIMKGLLFHAGDRLYALPLSSVVEITRAYEKDFHRVDRREVLQLREHIVTLIRLGKLNPQAAPSTSRKRFVIVVNMNENRFGLVVDKLVGEQELVIKALDDQWIATDLVSGASILGDGTVVLVLNMAAVISKLGRERGMGLYSGKKGATA, from the coding sequence GTGAGTTTCTTCCCCGAAGAACCCGGATCGGATTTGAAGGAGCTGTTCTTCGAGAGCGCGCGCGAGCTTTTGCAGGCGCTCAACAACGAAGGCATGCGCCTGGAAGAAAATCCTCACGATGAAGAGACTGTCCGCAGCCTTCGGCGCGCCGTGCATACGCTGAAAGGAGACTCTGCTGTCTGCGGTTACAACGAAATCAGCGAGTTAGCGCACGAGTTGGAAGACGTGCTGACGCCGGAACAGGCGAAACTCCATACCGCAGCCATGGCCGAGATGGTGTTACGTGCCGCCGATCTCTTCGACACCATGCTCACAGCGTATCGCAACAATGCGACGCTGCCCGAGAGCCATGTTCTGCGCGCCTCCATTCGCAAGCTGGCTGGATCGAGCGCTGCGCAGCCCGGGGAAAAGAGACAAAGCCGGGGAGAGCCCGATGACAGACTCGCGGGTTTTTCGTGGACGGAGAATCAGCAACTGGTGATTGCCAACGCGGCTTCTGAAGGGAAGAAAATCCTGCTGGTAGCGATCGTTATTGACAACCTTTGCCCCATGCGTGCTGCTGCCTTGCAACTGGTACGCAATGTTCTGGAAGAAGCCGGAACTTTGCTGGCTATCCAGCCCGAGGATGCATCCGCCAAGAACATCAATGTTATTGAGGCGGCGGTGGCAACCGATGTGGATGTTGACTGGCTTATTCGCAAGTGCCAGATTCCTGCTGTGGTCTCGGACATCATGGTGCGTCCTTATGACACGTCGAAAACCAAGCCCGCATCCGGCGACGGTACGCCGAGAGACGTAGCCGACAGCAACACCTCGAAGTCCACGACTTCGAAGCCCACGACTTCATCTTCTCCTCCGCCATCGCAGGCCACATCTCCGGGCAGCGCGCCAAAACAGGGAGCATCAAAACAGGGAAAGGAAAAAGCTCAGGAACAACCGGAGCAAGTGCCGGTGCCGGCTCCCGTTTCTCCCCGAGAGCCTGCGACTCAGCCTGCCGCTGGCACGCCGGTTGCAACTATGGCTGCAGCCGATTCCACTCTCCGCGTGGACGTGGAGCGCATTGATACCCTGATGAATCTCGTAGGCGAACTTATCCTGGGCAAATCCATGCTGCACCAGACCATAACAGAGTTCGAGAAAAGCTTCCGCAAACACCCGCTGCATGTCCGCTTCAATGACGCCCTGGGCTTCCAGGCACGAGTGCTGAACGAGTTGCAGAAGTCCGTCATGAAAATCCGCATGGTCCCGGTGGAGCAGCTCTTCCGCCGGTTTCCACGTTTGGTGCGTGACGTGGCCAAGGCCCGCGGACGCGAGGTCCGTCTTGAAATCAGCGGAGAAAACACCGACCTCGATAAAAGTATCCTCGACGCGATGGGAGAGCCGCTCACCCATATCTTGCGCAATGCCGTGGACCACGGCATTGAATCGGCGGCTGAACGCGTTGCGCTCGGCAAACCGGAATATGGCACGCTTGCGCTTAAGGCTTATCACCAAGGCAATCAGATGGTGATTGAAGTCAGGGACGACGGCCGCGGCATTGATCGCGATAAGGTTGTTGCCCGGGCCGTTGAATCGAAAGTTATAACCCGGCAAGAGGCCGCTGAACTCTCCGAGAGCGACGCCTTGGACCTGATCTTTCATCCCGGCCTCAGCACTGCCGAAAAAGTTACAACCATTTCCGGACGCGGCGTAGGTATGGACGTGGTCAAAACCGTGCTGGAACGGCTGAAGGGCTCCGTGCACATTGAAACCAGGCCGAAGATGGGGACCACGTTTTACCTGAAGGTCCCCCTCACGCTGGCGATCATGAAGGGCCTGTTGTTCCATGCCGGCGACCGGCTCTATGCGTTGCCTCTGAGCTCAGTGGTCGAGATCACACGCGCCTATGAGAAAGATTTCCATCGTGTGGACCGCCGCGAAGTCCTGCAACTGCGTGAACACATCGTTACTCTGATCCGGCTCGGTAAGTTGAATCCACAAGCCGCCCCTTCCACTTCCCGAAAGAGATTTGTCATTGTCGTCAATATGAACGAGAACCGCTTTGGATTGGTTGTAGATAAACTTGTAGGAGAGCAGGAACTGGTCATCAAGGCGCTGGATGATCAGTGGATCGCAACCGACTTAGTGAGCGGAGCTTCCATTTTAGGAGACGGTACCGTTGTTCTGGTGCTGAACATGGCCGCCGTGATCTCCAAGCTCGGAAGAGAGCGGGGAATGGGGCTATACTCCGGGAAGAAAGGAGCTACCGCATGA
- a CDS encoding CheR family methyltransferase: MTTSVIPIQLSQAELRLLQTLIYQECGMFFDERRVDFLQDRLQRRLKATGLDTFYSYYRLLISNEGRSELSALVENLTVNETSFFRNKPQLDLFHKTILQEILHYKQQRRDFTLRAWSAGCSTGQEAYTMAMLICDALAYYYLRNPLPFEMPLPKPMVPPPWKVEILASDISYSVLRIAQEGIYPEKHMEPVDYTYRLRYFDKVGDRYAVKKGLKELVHFDFHNLKTEFLPQRNDIIFCRNVMIYFDEAEQKRLLNKFYRCLNSDGYLLTGHAESLLALTDKFKMIHRDNGTVYQRIEVQV; the protein is encoded by the coding sequence ATGACTACATCTGTCATTCCGATCCAGCTTTCTCAAGCCGAACTGAGGTTGCTGCAAACGCTGATCTATCAGGAATGCGGCATGTTTTTCGATGAACGCCGCGTTGATTTCTTACAGGACCGGCTTCAGCGCAGGCTCAAAGCTACCGGCCTGGATACGTTCTACAGTTATTACCGGCTGCTCATCAGCAATGAGGGCAGGAGTGAACTCTCCGCGCTGGTAGAAAACCTGACGGTCAACGAAACCAGCTTTTTCCGTAATAAGCCCCAGCTCGACCTGTTTCACAAGACAATTTTGCAGGAGATTCTGCACTACAAGCAGCAGCGCCGCGATTTCACGTTGCGCGCATGGAGTGCAGGCTGTTCCACTGGGCAGGAAGCTTACACCATGGCTATGCTGATCTGCGATGCGCTGGCCTACTACTATCTGCGTAATCCGCTTCCTTTCGAGATGCCTTTACCTAAACCCATGGTTCCCCCTCCATGGAAAGTGGAAATCCTGGCGTCGGACATCAGCTACTCGGTTTTGCGGATTGCCCAGGAAGGGATTTATCCGGAAAAACACATGGAACCGGTGGATTACACCTACCGTTTGCGCTATTTTGACAAGGTAGGCGACCGCTATGCGGTCAAAAAGGGCCTCAAAGAGCTGGTTCATTTCGACTTTCATAACTTGAAAACGGAATTTTTGCCGCAACGCAATGACATAATTTTCTGCCGCAATGTGATGATTTATTTCGACGAGGCAGAACAGAAGCGGTTGCTGAATAAGTTTTATCGCTGCCTGAACTCCGATGGCTACCTGCTCACCGGGCATGCAGAAAGCCTGTTGGCGCTGACTGATAAGTTCAAGATGATCCATCGGGACAACGGAACGGTATACCAGCGAATCGAGGTGCAGGTGTGA
- a CDS encoding chemotaxis response regulator protein-glutamate methylesterase, with product MSDKKIDKKIRVLVVDDSALMRKLLPQILQRDKTIEVVGTAMDGTFGLKKIEELRPDVITLDLEMPRMDGTEMLRQIMRTRKIPVIVVSAYSTAGAAATFKALAMGAFDFVAKPRDSAQDHMEEIANELISKIKVAAKAGSDRWLGKSFPANGDLKPPLKPAVRYKGAASRIIAIGSSTGGPNTLQYLLSQLPGDFAGAMVVVQHMPEGFTEMFAKRLDESCALEVKEAESGELLTAGKVLICPGSRHIRVRRMQQGDMVVLSNEPPVNGHRPSVDLLFRSVAQELGPSAIAILMTGMGDDGADALGVVRAAGGFTIAQSEESCVVFGMPKAAIDKGFVSRVVPLESMANTLMVHCSVGAVSEK from the coding sequence ATGAGCGACAAGAAAATAGACAAGAAAATAAGAGTGCTGGTCGTAGACGACTCCGCGCTCATGCGTAAGCTGCTCCCACAGATTCTGCAGCGTGATAAGACCATTGAAGTAGTGGGTACGGCCATGGATGGGACCTTCGGGCTGAAAAAAATCGAGGAGCTTCGCCCCGATGTCATTACCCTCGATCTGGAAATGCCCCGCATGGATGGGACCGAAATGCTTCGTCAGATCATGCGCACACGCAAGATTCCGGTCATCGTTGTGAGCGCGTATTCCACGGCAGGAGCGGCAGCAACCTTCAAGGCACTGGCGATGGGGGCCTTTGATTTTGTCGCCAAGCCGCGGGATTCAGCCCAGGACCACATGGAAGAGATTGCCAATGAACTCATCAGCAAGATCAAAGTCGCAGCCAAGGCCGGCTCCGACCGCTGGCTAGGCAAGAGCTTCCCGGCAAATGGTGATCTGAAGCCGCCGCTCAAGCCGGCGGTCCGGTACAAAGGCGCAGCTTCCAGAATCATCGCGATTGGCAGCTCAACCGGCGGGCCTAACACTCTGCAATACCTGCTCTCACAACTGCCTGGGGATTTCGCCGGCGCCATGGTTGTGGTGCAACATATGCCGGAGGGATTTACAGAAATGTTTGCTAAGCGGCTGGATGAGAGTTGCGCGCTTGAGGTCAAAGAGGCAGAATCGGGGGAGTTGCTGACTGCCGGCAAGGTGCTGATTTGTCCGGGAAGCCGGCACATCCGGGTGAGACGTATGCAGCAGGGAGATATGGTTGTGCTGTCCAATGAGCCCCCAGTGAACGGTCATCGTCCCTCGGTAGATCTGCTGTTCCGCTCGGTGGCCCAGGAGCTTGGCCCGAGTGCGATTGCAATCCTGATGACGGGAATGGGCGATGACGGCGCTGATGCCCTGGGCGTGGTCCGGGCTGCCGGTGGATTCACCATCGCACAAAGCGAAGAGTCATGCGTAGTCTTCGGCATGCCCAAGGCGGCCATTGACAAAGGATTCGTGAGCCGGGTGGTCCCGCTGGAATCCATGGCCAACACATTGATGGTTCATTGTTCCGTCGGGGCCGTCAGTGAAAAGTAA
- a CDS encoding chemotaxis protein CheW, which translates to MSKPLHVIGFSIGRETFGVPIELVHQIVGVPEITAVPESPDCVEGVINLRGKIVSIVDLRKRFGEKEIQKHRKNRVLVVEVNGKMVGLIVDSASEVLKIPHSEIEQPPSVFEEGELNYVTGVGKLNGRLIILVDLTKILQRGELRRVGEFAETQESDGNSSSSDRESAGPMGGTVKVH; encoded by the coding sequence ATGTCGAAACCTCTACATGTTATCGGCTTCAGCATCGGACGCGAGACTTTCGGTGTCCCCATCGAACTCGTGCATCAAATCGTCGGTGTGCCTGAAATTACTGCTGTCCCCGAATCGCCGGATTGTGTGGAAGGCGTGATTAACCTGCGTGGAAAAATTGTTTCCATTGTCGATTTACGCAAACGCTTCGGGGAAAAAGAAATTCAGAAACACAGGAAAAACCGTGTTCTGGTTGTCGAAGTGAACGGCAAAATGGTTGGCTTGATCGTTGATTCAGCCTCCGAGGTCCTTAAAATCCCTCACTCTGAAATTGAGCAGCCGCCCAGTGTTTTCGAGGAAGGCGAGCTGAATTACGTTACCGGGGTGGGCAAGCTGAATGGCCGGCTGATTATCCTGGTTGATCTTACAAAGATTCTGCAGCGGGGCGAATTGCGGCGCGTGGGTGAATTTGCGGAAACTCAGGAGAGTGATGGAAATTCTTCATCCTCAGACAGAGAATCAGCCGGGCCCATGGGTGGCACCGTCAAGGTGCACTGA